AGTTGTAATCCTCAGGGACCAGATCAGTAGTCCTACGTCAAAAGTGTAGTTGGTCATCGAAGAGCAAACTTTTAGTGGCTGTACTTGGTAATCATAAGAGCGCGATTTTTTCTTCTAACAAATGCATCTCATTATGAACAAACTTTTACTCATTGTTATGGAAATTTTGTCAACTTACTTGACTTGACTAGATGAAGTATCTCCGCATGTAGTATAATCGAAATTACGGAAATGTGAAAAGCATACCCGGTGCATGTCTTATAGACAGACTTGCGCACAATTCAATGAGTATTACTTCTTATACCATCATTTTCTTAGTGTCAGTGTGGCCATGTTTCAGGCAAAGATCATTAAGGAGTACCCTGCGGAACTTGTGGTAGTCTTCTACTACAGCTTTTTTGCAGCGATTATCACAGGAGCGATATCATCAGTTACAGAACCGGACAGGGCAGCTTGGATACTGAAGCCCGACATATCTTTGGCTGCTATTCTCTACTCAGTACGTATAAATACCCTGTTGTCTGACCAAACTATCAGTCTTTTTTATCGTCTTGGCGAATGTCTCTCATCTCTTCGTGGTCTTATCATACAGGGCTTGCTAGACTCGTTTTTGTCCAATACAATCCATACATATATCTTGCGCCGAAAAGGGCCATTTTACATTGCAATGTTCAAACCATTGTCCATAGCTATTGCTGCTGGAATGGGGGTCATATTCCTCGGGGATACCCTTTATCTTGGAAGGTATGAGATCTAACTACATTACCCAGACCCATGTCATACCCTATGTTTGAGAGTCAAGAGTTGGAAGGGTACGCGATGTGATATGAAGGGTTTGAATAGAACGGAAATACTGACCGAACTTGAACATACAAAAAACAACCCATGAACCCAAATGGACCCAAATCAGAAGTATTAGCATACCTATGTTCTATAGGTGCCTTTATTCGAGCAATAAACACTTTGAATTGGCTCTCATTGCAGCATAATAGGATCAGTAGTGATATCCCTTGGCTTTTACGCTGTAATGTGGGGAAAAGCCACGGAAGAGATCTGCACTGATTTTCGATCTGAAGACTTGGAATCATCTTCACAGAAGGAGCCCTTGTTAGCAAGTTCCAAACCCGAATCTTTATCTTCAAGCTGACATAACTGTGCACTCAACTTCTGACAATAACAGAAAATACATTTTGAGGCTATCAGGTAACTTGAGTCTGTAAAAATAGTTCGACCTCAAGGTAGTCTGATGGTTGTGTCCATATGTAAGCATGAATTGACCGGAGTCCGTTAAACCCGCCATAACCTGCATTGTTTCCTATTCGATACATTATATATAGTCTTAAGCGCAAGCAAGATGCCAAGACTCACAAAGGGATCAGTATTGGTAACTTCAGTATGTAAAGTAAGCTATGTCGTTCTAAATTTTAAGGATCATATTGTATGCATTAGTTTTCCTTTACTTGAGCAACCAACAGTACGATTCAATAAACTATATTGCTGAAGTTTCTGGTCACTAATTTTTCTATTAGTATTTTGATATGCAATGGGAAAATTGTCAAATTTGATCATAGTATTCTCTGTCTAgtcaattactccctccgtcccggtcatttgttgtcctttggttttggcacaaagactaagggaaggggaccaattactaaatgacaagtattgtgcggaagcgtgaaatatcctgtgttgggcctctgctgcacctgtgtccacaacccataatagtacgatattgtccgctttgggccaagccctcacggatttactcttgggcaccttcccaaaaggcctcgtactattatattttgtaaacACCTATAAAGATGAGCTTTCAtttttattctaccgatgtgggacaagggtttgcaccctaacaatcctcccctcaaaccaaagACCATCATCTttgactcggaccttgacctccaaggaaagggaaggggaccaattactaaatgacaagtattgtgcggaagcgtgaaatatcctgtgttgggcctctgctgcacctgtgtccacaacccataatagtacgatattgtccgctttgggccaagccctcacggatttactcttgggcaccttcccaaaaggcctcgtactattatattttgtaaacACCTATAAAGATGAGCTTTCAtttttattctaccgatgtgggacaagggtttgcaccctaacaatcctcccctcaaaccaaagACCATCATCTttgactcggaccttgacctccATGAAGGACTCTCCCACTCTACAGCCCCAACTTCTAGACACccgaaacatcacaagtcttgataacctccccttagccgacacaccatgctaccacgAGCCATGTCTTGCACCACATGTCACCGCCTGGTCAAGTGAGTGCCCCCACATGCTCCTGAGCCTGCATGTCCATGTGCCCTTTTTGGGGAAtttgctacacatgcatatcgaacatcctctgcatccaatataccctggaccggGTTCGTCACTTCAGAAGTCCTAGAACACAAACGGTCTCGGCATCCAACCTTGAAAGGACCCACTGGACTGTGGCACCCAATCTGATAAGGGTCCACCTGATCAacagttctagtacacaaatggtcttttgtcccacaagacctatgacgcctttcatccatttaaccctggaccgggtctgctcaaggactcaccccgagctaggagttccatgccttacagtgtacaacttcaagtcttgggcctgttgatgcatcctcgtgtctagcccaagtcgaaccttgggctctgataccacttgttgtgcggaagcgtgaaatatcctgtgttgggcctctgctgcacctgtgtccacaacccataatagtacgatattgtccactttgggccaagccctcacggatttactcttgggctccttcccaaaaggcctcgtactattatattttgtaaacACCTATAAAGATGagctttcatctttattctaccgatgtgggacaagagtttgcaccctaacaacaagtggaataaatttagtgtgaatgatcaaattactcatcaattaaattcattcttaaaatagaaaggacaacaaatgaacgagacaccccaaaatagaaaaggacaacaaatgaccgggacagagggagtatttaataggaatatttataatagttgggcctcaaccatcaccttaaggttttggttgagatggttcatctatcatggtatcaaagtcagtgtgaccgaaggtcacgggttccggtacgggggagccggtgcacaactaaccactcttcaagcccaacgggcatttgagtgagggagcgtaataggaatatttataatagttgggtctaggttttggttgagatggttcatctatcattaTTTACCTTTGTTTTTGGAGTGTTGCCTAGAAAAATATCGAGGGAGTGACAATAAGCAGTAATGTTGCTTTTTCTCTACGAAAAACAAATTATACATCAAGTTGTGACATCAATCTTCAAACACAGTGTTAGGAATTTGGTGCCTTGAATTTGTGTTGTAGACGGACTAAGCTAAAGTACGAGCCAGAAAAAGTGAAGGCGTTAAAGGAATGATGTCAAGCCTAGGTGTGCAAGCAGTTCGCAGGTG
The Silene latifolia isolate original U9 population chromosome 11, ASM4854445v1, whole genome shotgun sequence genome window above contains:
- the LOC141611927 gene encoding WAT1-related protein At4g15540-like isoform X2; this encodes MSNLIPAFTFILAILFRMEKLVWRSSSSQVKIIGTLVSIAGALVIIFYKGPSILMSAPKLSATSINFLHSSNSKWIFGGLLLGGDYILTPVWYIVQAKIIKEYPAELVVVFYYSFFAAIITGAISSVTEPDRAAWILKPDISLAAILYSGLLDSFLSNTIHTYILRRKGPFYIAMFKPLSIAIAAGMGVIFLGDTLYLGSIIGSVVISLGFYAVMWGKATEEICTDFRSEDLESSSQKEPLLASSKPESLSSS